One window from the genome of Roseomonas haemaphysalidis encodes:
- a CDS encoding class I SAM-dependent methyltransferase produces the protein MPFPTEDQAWNDTLLYLLERRRPGERTLAPDEFTDELPFVRPYSQHDMQEAPAFAWVVVHKGMTEALGAPFLHRVPDWSVPVYANDVFVIFAREPGATMADLSDTDHVKSLFAGLPPDAGIAMPSPAPLPASPVPAPPGPEAAQAPAPPQPMPAPPPPTSPATQATAMPDGLAQLRQQEVLRLLREHVGDRAGQRVLDLGAGEGRFATVFAEAQVLGVERDTGAVERARASHAGLPNFRFTAADPTAVLAEAPFDATLVIDTLPEREDAAVALLAAAAAATRPDGLLFVSADNADALGRRAPGGVTLATLSAWVRAAGFRPLRAEGAVLPWGAAPDGSMLDALRELGRLAGPAYAQCIVLVARRG, from the coding sequence ATGCCCTTCCCGACCGAGGACCAGGCCTGGAACGATACGCTGCTCTACCTGCTGGAGCGGCGGCGGCCTGGCGAGCGCACGCTGGCGCCCGACGAATTCACCGATGAATTGCCCTTCGTGCGCCCCTACAGCCAGCACGACATGCAGGAAGCGCCGGCCTTTGCCTGGGTGGTGGTGCACAAGGGCATGACCGAGGCGCTGGGCGCGCCCTTCCTGCACCGCGTGCCGGACTGGTCGGTGCCAGTCTATGCCAACGACGTGTTCGTGATCTTTGCCCGCGAGCCGGGCGCCACGATGGCCGATCTCAGCGACACCGATCACGTGAAGTCGCTGTTCGCGGGCTTGCCGCCGGATGCCGGCATCGCCATGCCATCGCCCGCTCCCCTGCCGGCATCGCCCGTGCCGGCCCCACCCGGGCCCGAGGCGGCGCAGGCGCCAGCACCCCCGCAGCCGATGCCGGCACCACCGCCACCCACCAGCCCCGCCACACAAGCCACGGCGATGCCGGACGGGCTGGCCCAGCTACGGCAGCAGGAGGTGCTGCGCCTGCTGCGAGAGCATGTGGGCGACCGCGCGGGGCAGCGGGTGCTGGACCTCGGCGCCGGCGAAGGCCGCTTCGCCACCGTCTTCGCCGAGGCGCAGGTGCTGGGTGTGGAGCGTGACACCGGCGCGGTGGAGCGCGCACGCGCCAGCCACGCGGGCCTGCCCAACTTCCGCTTCACCGCCGCCGACCCCACCGCCGTGCTGGCCGAGGCGCCGTTCGATGCCACGCTGGTGATCGACACCCTGCCGGAGCGGGAGGACGCCGCGGTCGCCCTGCTGGCCGCCGCCGCCGCCGCGACCCGCCCCGACGGCCTGCTGTTCGTCAGCGCCGACAATGCCGACGCGCTGGGCCGCCGTGCACCCGGCGGGGTGACGCTGGCCACCCTGAGCGCCTGGGTCCGCGCCGCCGGCTTCCGGCCATTGCGGGCGGAAGGCGCGGTGCTGCCGTGGGGAGCGGCCCCGGACGGGTCGATGCTGGATGCGCTGCGCGAACTCGGCCGGCTGGCCGGGCCGGCCTATGCGCAATGCATCGTGCTGGTGGCCCGGCGCGGCTGA
- the guaA gene encoding glutamine-hydrolyzing GMP synthase, producing MADLSSQALHRDRILILDFGSQVTQLIARRVRESGVYCEVWPFTADAARIQAFAPRGVILSGGPASVTEAGSPRAPEVLFGMGVPLLGICYGQQTMCHQLGGSVESSDHQEYGRAYVDVRHPCALFEGVWAVGAREQVWMSHGDHVTALPDGFRIVATSEGAPFAVVADDARHFYGIQFHPEVVHTPHGAQLLRNFTHGVCGCEGDWTMAAFRAEAIERIRAQVGSGRVICGLSGGVDSSVAAVLIHEAIGDQLTCIYVDHGVMRGGESEQVVATFRDRFNIKLVHRDASELFLGQLAGVTDPELKRKTIGRLFIEVFEEEQAKCGGADFLAQGTLYPDVIESVSATGGPSVTIKSHHNVGGLPENMRMQLVEPLRDLFKDEVRALGRELGMPEEIVGRHPFPGPGLAIRIPGEVTRERVQILQKADAIYLEEIRSAGLYDAIWQAFAVLLPVKTVGVMGDGRTYESVCALRAVTSTDGMTADVYPFTMEFLTRVAGRIVNEVRGINRVTYDITSKPPGTIEWE from the coding sequence ATGGCCGACCTTTCCTCCCAAGCTCTCCATCGCGACCGCATCCTCATTCTCGATTTCGGCAGCCAGGTGACGCAGTTGATCGCGCGCCGGGTCCGGGAATCGGGCGTTTACTGCGAGGTCTGGCCGTTCACCGCCGATGCCGCGCGCATCCAGGCCTTCGCCCCGCGCGGCGTGATCCTGTCCGGCGGCCCCGCCAGCGTGACGGAAGCCGGCAGCCCGCGGGCGCCGGAGGTACTGTTCGGCATGGGCGTGCCGCTGCTGGGCATCTGCTACGGCCAGCAGACCATGTGCCACCAGCTGGGCGGCAGCGTGGAAAGCAGCGACCACCAGGAATACGGCCGCGCCTACGTCGATGTCCGCCACCCCTGCGCGCTGTTCGAGGGCGTCTGGGCGGTCGGTGCGCGCGAGCAGGTGTGGATGAGCCATGGCGACCACGTCACGGCCCTGCCGGACGGCTTCCGCATCGTCGCCACCTCCGAGGGCGCGCCCTTCGCCGTGGTGGCGGACGACGCGCGGCACTTCTACGGCATCCAGTTCCACCCCGAGGTGGTGCACACCCCGCACGGGGCGCAACTGCTGCGCAATTTCACCCATGGCGTCTGCGGCTGCGAGGGCGACTGGACCATGGCGGCCTTCCGGGCCGAGGCGATCGAGCGCATCCGCGCCCAGGTCGGCTCCGGCCGGGTGATCTGCGGCTTGTCGGGTGGCGTCGATTCGTCGGTTGCCGCCGTGCTGATCCATGAGGCGATCGGCGACCAGCTCACCTGCATCTATGTCGACCACGGGGTGATGCGCGGCGGCGAAAGCGAGCAGGTGGTGGCCACCTTCCGCGACCGCTTCAACATAAAGTTGGTGCACCGGGACGCGTCCGAGTTGTTCCTTGGCCAGCTCGCCGGCGTCACGGACCCCGAGCTGAAGCGTAAGACCATCGGCCGCCTGTTCATCGAGGTGTTCGAGGAGGAGCAGGCCAAGTGCGGCGGCGCCGACTTCCTGGCGCAGGGCACGCTGTACCCGGACGTGATCGAGAGCGTGTCCGCCACCGGCGGGCCCTCCGTCACCATCAAGTCGCACCACAATGTCGGCGGCCTGCCCGAGAACATGCGGATGCAACTGGTCGAGCCGCTGCGCGACCTGTTCAAGGACGAGGTCCGCGCGCTGGGCCGCGAGCTGGGGATGCCGGAGGAGATCGTTGGCCGCCACCCCTTCCCGGGTCCGGGGCTGGCCATCCGCATTCCGGGTGAGGTGACGCGCGAGCGCGTCCAGATCCTGCAGAAGGCGGATGCGATCTATCTGGAGGAGATCCGCTCGGCGGGGCTCTACGATGCCATCTGGCAGGCCTTCGCGGTGCTGCTGCCGGTCAAGACCGTCGGCGTGATGGGCGACGGGCGCACCTATGAGAGCGTCTGCGCGCTGCGCGCCGTGACCAGCACGGACGGCATGACGGCGGACGTCTACCCGTTCACCATGGAATTCCTGACGCGGGTGGCGGGGCGCATCGTCAACGAGGTGCGCGGCATCAACCGCGTGACCTACGACATCACCAGCAAGCCGCCCGGCACGATCGAGTGGGAGTGA
- a CDS encoding cold-shock protein yields the protein MAIGIVKWFNATKGFGFIQPEDGSKDVFLHISDLQRAGLDAPREGDKLSYELQHGQQGKTSAGNIKAA from the coding sequence ATGGCCATCGGCATCGTTAAGTGGTTCAACGCGACCAAGGGCTTCGGCTTCATCCAGCCGGAAGACGGCTCCAAGGACGTGTTCCTGCACATCTCCGACCTGCAGCGCGCCGGCCTCGACGCGCCGCGCGAGGGCGACAAGCTCTCCTACGAGCTGCAGCACGGCCAGCAGGGCAAGACCTCGGCCGGCAACATCAAGGCCGCCTGA
- a CDS encoding putative DNA modification/repair radical SAM protein yields MDPALVKKLRILADAAKYDTSCSSSGAPKRAAGKDGLGSTTGSGICHAYTPDGRCISLLKILLTNYCLFDCVYCINRRSSNVQRARFTVEEVVALTVNFYKRNYIEGLFLSSGVIKSPDHTMEQMMRVAKSLRQDHGFAGYIHLKAIPEASPWLVEQAGLWADRLSVNLELPSQESLQKLAPEKDVKSIHASMGQMKERIIEAKAERRRFSPAGQSTQMIVGADATTDEGVLTASDTMYRRYDLKRVYYSAFSPIPEPSIILPLKPPPLQRENRLYQADWLLRHYGFTVGEIAQGGEGGMLDLEIDPKLAWALKNRHLFPVNVNSAEREMLLRVPGFGKRAVDKMIAARRHTVLDLEDLARLTPALKRARPFIIADGHSPAGLTDRADLRARLVPPAVQMSLF; encoded by the coding sequence GTGGACCCGGCATTGGTCAAGAAGCTCCGCATTCTGGCGGACGCGGCGAAATACGATACCTCCTGCTCCTCCTCCGGCGCGCCCAAGCGGGCGGCGGGCAAGGACGGGCTGGGCTCGACCACCGGCAGCGGCATCTGCCACGCCTATACGCCGGATGGCCGGTGCATCTCCCTGCTCAAGATCCTGCTGACCAACTACTGCCTGTTCGACTGCGTTTATTGCATCAACCGGCGGTCCTCGAACGTGCAGCGCGCCCGCTTCACGGTGGAGGAGGTGGTGGCGCTGACGGTCAACTTCTACAAGCGCAACTACATCGAGGGCCTGTTCCTGTCGTCCGGCGTGATCAAGTCGCCCGACCACACCATGGAACAGATGATGCGCGTGGCGAAGTCGCTGCGGCAGGACCATGGCTTCGCCGGTTACATTCACCTCAAGGCCATTCCCGAGGCCAGCCCCTGGCTGGTGGAGCAGGCCGGGCTGTGGGCGGACCGGCTGTCGGTGAACCTGGAACTACCTTCGCAGGAAAGCCTGCAGAAGCTGGCGCCGGAAAAGGACGTGAAGTCCATCCACGCCTCCATGGGCCAGATGAAGGAGCGCATCATCGAGGCCAAGGCCGAGCGCCGCCGCTTTTCGCCCGCCGGGCAAAGCACGCAGATGATCGTCGGCGCCGATGCCACGACGGACGAGGGCGTGCTGACCGCCAGCGACACCATGTACCGCCGCTACGACCTGAAGCGCGTCTACTACTCCGCCTTCAGCCCGATCCCGGAGCCCTCCATCATCCTGCCGCTGAAGCCGCCGCCCTTGCAGCGGGAAAACCGGCTGTACCAGGCGGACTGGCTGCTGCGGCACTACGGCTTCACGGTCGGCGAGATCGCCCAGGGTGGCGAGGGCGGCATGCTGGACCTGGAGATCGACCCCAAGCTGGCCTGGGCCCTGAAGAACCGCCACCTGTTCCCGGTCAACGTCAACAGCGCGGAGCGGGAAATGCTGCTGCGCGTGCCGGGCTTCGGCAAGCGCGCGGTGGACAAGATGATCGCCGCCCGCCGCCACACGGTGCTGGACCTGGAGGACCTCGCGCGTTTGACGCCCGCGTTGAAGCGCGCGCGCCCCTTCATCATCGCCGACGGCCACAGCCCCGCCGGGCTGACCGACCGCGCCGACCTGCGGGCGCGTCTGGTGCCGCCGGCGGTGCAGATGAGCCTGTTCTAG
- a CDS encoding UdgX family uracil-DNA binding protein (This protein belongs to the uracil DNA glycosylase superfamily, members of which act in excision repair of DNA. However, it belongs more specifically to UdgX branch, whose founding member was found to bind uracil in DNA (where it does not belong), without cleaving it, appears to promote DNA repair by a pathway involving RecA, rather than base excision.), translating into MRAVLAPGADLDGFRRAVRGLVAAGVPPERASFATEAAPGLFADALPAEAPPVALPRPVSELIELVACHSDPERFALLYALVWRVLKGERQLLEVHSDPLVHRLERMRKSIRRDLHKMHAFLRFRQVLDGGEERYAAWFEPDHFIVEATAQFFVDRFRALRWSIHTPKGSLHWDREALVVGPPGRREDVPDTDAFEAGWLGYYESTFNPSRVNPTMMRAEMAKKYWHNLPEAVLIPGLIQQAPARARDMLAKQAEAPRHRDPLRAVAAMAAQDPATLDELNRIIAASEPLVPGATRAVLGEGPMSPRLAFVGEQPGDQEDLQGRCFVGPAGQLLDQALGEAGIERSQAYLTNAVKHFKFVQQGKRRLHQSPTTGEIKHYRWWLKKELGFVQPGFVVAMGGSAATALVGEVVQVMKHRGPAKFEGGQRGYIMPHPSYLLRLPDPAAKARAYAEFVEDLRRIRDLAA; encoded by the coding sequence ATGCGGGCGGTGCTGGCCCCGGGCGCGGACCTGGATGGCTTCCGCCGCGCCGTGCGCGGGCTGGTGGCCGCCGGCGTGCCGCCCGAGCGTGCGAGCTTCGCCACGGAAGCCGCGCCCGGCCTGTTCGCGGACGCGCTGCCGGCCGAGGCACCGCCGGTGGCCTTGCCGCGCCCGGTGTCCGAGCTGATCGAGCTGGTGGCCTGCCACAGCGACCCGGAGCGCTTCGCGCTGCTCTACGCCCTGGTGTGGCGCGTGCTGAAGGGCGAACGGCAGCTGCTGGAGGTGCACAGCGACCCGCTGGTGCACCGGCTGGAACGCATGCGGAAATCCATCCGCCGCGACCTGCACAAGATGCACGCCTTTCTGCGCTTCCGGCAGGTTCTGGACGGCGGCGAGGAACGCTACGCCGCGTGGTTCGAGCCCGACCATTTCATCGTGGAAGCCACGGCGCAGTTCTTTGTGGACCGCTTCCGCGCGCTGCGCTGGTCCATCCACACGCCCAAGGGCTCGTTGCACTGGGACCGCGAGGCGCTGGTCGTCGGACCGCCCGGCCGGCGGGAGGACGTGCCGGACACAGATGCCTTCGAGGCCGGCTGGCTCGGCTACTACGAAAGCACCTTCAACCCGTCCCGCGTGAACCCGACCATGATGCGGGCGGAAATGGCCAAGAAATACTGGCACAACCTGCCGGAAGCCGTGCTGATCCCCGGCCTCATCCAGCAGGCACCCGCCCGCGCCCGGGACATGCTCGCCAAGCAGGCGGAGGCGCCGCGCCACCGCGACCCGTTGCGCGCCGTCGCCGCCATGGCGGCGCAGGATCCGGCGACGCTGGACGAGCTGAACCGCATCATCGCCGCCAGCGAGCCGCTGGTGCCCGGCGCCACCCGCGCCGTGCTGGGGGAAGGGCCGATGAGCCCGCGGCTTGCCTTCGTGGGCGAGCAGCCGGGCGATCAGGAGGACCTGCAAGGCCGCTGCTTCGTCGGCCCCGCTGGCCAGTTGCTGGACCAGGCGTTGGGCGAGGCCGGCATCGAGCGAAGCCAAGCTTACCTGACCAATGCGGTGAAGCACTTCAAGTTCGTGCAGCAGGGCAAGCGGCGGCTGCATCAGTCGCCGACCACCGGCGAGATCAAGCACTATCGCTGGTGGCTGAAAAAGGAACTGGGCTTCGTGCAGCCGGGCTTCGTGGTCGCCATGGGCGGCAGCGCCGCCACGGCGCTGGTGGGCGAGGTGGTGCAGGTGATGAAGCACCGTGGTCCGGCGAAGTTCGAGGGCGGCCAGCGCGGCTACATCATGCCGCACCCGTCCTACCTCCTGCGGCTGCCGGACCCGGCGGCCAAGGCGCGGGCCTATGCGGAGTTCGTTGAGGATCTCAGGCGGATTCGCGATCTGGCGGCGTGA
- a CDS encoding DUF2945 domain-containing protein — protein sequence MAKAELKKGDHVAWDSAQGEVKGEVVKKLTSPTKIKSHKVAASKDNPEYLVKSDKTGAEAAHKPGELKKAK from the coding sequence ATGGCGAAGGCTGAGTTGAAGAAGGGCGACCACGTGGCCTGGGACAGCGCTCAGGGCGAGGTGAAGGGCGAGGTGGTCAAGAAGCTGACCAGCCCCACCAAGATCAAGTCGCACAAGGTGGCGGCGTCCAAGGACAACCCGGAATACCTGGTGAAAAGCGACAAGACGGGCGCCGAGGCGGCGCACAAGCCAGGCGAGCTGAAGAAGGCCAAGTGA
- a CDS encoding cryptochrome/photolyase family protein, whose product MSLRHLVLVLGDQLDEDSAAFDGFDPARDAVLMMEVREEASYIPQNKRRIAFFFSAMRHFAEALRRRGWTVHYSELDDPENAGAFGPEISRHIRALKPGGLVVLEPGDWRVGDALRSLKPAPEFREDRHFLCSTAEFTEFSRQHPRMVMETFYRAMRRRMDILVERDGSPAGGAWNFDADNREGFGRGGPPPVPPTRRFRPDDITLAVLDMVEREFPGSPGKLNDFDLPVTRRHALAALRDFVEHRLPLFGRHQDAMWTGQAFLFHSVISGPLNLHLLNPREVVEAVLDNPANAPLNAVEGFVRQVIGWREFVRGIYWREMPDYAGRNALDATLPMPRFYWTGETEMRCLAQAIGHTIDHAYAHHIERLMVLGLFALLLGVKPYDVHRWHMSMFWDAIDWVSLPNTLGMSQQGDGGVVGTKPYAASGNYINRMSDHCRHCRFDPKQSVGEDACPFTTLYWDFLARHRKRYAGNLRMRNQYANLDRKEGAELAAIQEQARGLRARLTAEGFL is encoded by the coding sequence GTGAGCCTCCGCCACCTCGTCCTGGTGCTGGGCGACCAGCTGGACGAGGATTCGGCCGCCTTTGATGGCTTCGACCCCGCGCGCGACGCCGTCCTGATGATGGAGGTGCGGGAGGAAGCCAGCTACATCCCGCAGAACAAGCGGCGGATCGCGTTCTTTTTCTCCGCCATGCGCCACTTCGCCGAGGCGCTGCGCCGGCGCGGCTGGACGGTGCATTATTCCGAGCTGGACGACCCGGAAAACGCCGGTGCCTTTGGGCCGGAGATTTCCCGCCACATCCGCGCCCTGAAGCCCGGCGGGCTGGTGGTGCTGGAGCCGGGCGACTGGCGCGTGGGTGACGCGCTCCGCTCGCTGAAGCCTGCCCCGGAATTCCGCGAGGACCGGCACTTCCTGTGTTCCACGGCGGAGTTCACCGAGTTCTCCCGCCAGCACCCGCGCATGGTGATGGAAACCTTCTACCGCGCCATGCGCCGCCGCATGGACATTCTGGTGGAGCGCGATGGCAGCCCCGCCGGTGGCGCCTGGAACTTCGATGCCGACAACCGCGAGGGCTTCGGCCGCGGGGGTCCTCCACCGGTGCCGCCCACCCGCCGCTTCCGGCCGGACGACATCACCCTTGCGGTGCTGGACATGGTGGAGCGCGAATTCCCCGGCAGTCCCGGTAAGCTGAATGACTTCGACCTGCCCGTCACCCGCCGCCACGCGCTGGCGGCGCTGCGGGATTTCGTGGAGCATCGCCTGCCGCTGTTCGGCCGTCACCAGGACGCCATGTGGACGGGACAGGCCTTCCTGTTCCATTCCGTCATCTCCGGCCCGTTGAACCTGCATCTGCTGAACCCGCGCGAGGTGGTCGAGGCCGTGCTGGACAACCCGGCCAACGCACCGCTGAACGCCGTGGAAGGCTTTGTCCGGCAGGTGATCGGCTGGCGCGAATTCGTCCGTGGCATCTACTGGCGGGAGATGCCGGACTATGCCGGGCGCAACGCGCTGGATGCCACGCTGCCCATGCCGCGTTTCTACTGGACCGGTGAGACGGAGATGCGCTGCCTCGCCCAGGCCATCGGGCATACCATCGACCACGCCTATGCCCACCACATCGAGCGGCTGATGGTGCTGGGCCTGTTCGCGCTGCTGCTGGGCGTGAAGCCCTACGACGTGCACCGCTGGCACATGTCGATGTTCTGGGACGCGATCGACTGGGTGTCGCTGCCCAACACCCTGGGCATGAGCCAGCAGGGGGACGGCGGCGTGGTGGGCACCAAGCCCTATGCCGCCAGCGGCAACTACATCAACCGCATGAGCGACCATTGCCGCCATTGCCGCTTTGACCCGAAGCAGTCGGTGGGCGAGGACGCCTGCCCCTTCACCACCTTGTACTGGGATTTCCTGGCCCGGCACCGCAAGCGCTACGCCGGCAACCTGCGCATGCGGAACCAGTATGCCAACTTGGACCGCAAGGAAGGCGCCGAGCTGGCCGCCATCCAAGAGCAGGCCCGGGGCCTGCGCGCGCGGCTGACGGCGGAAGGCTTTCTCTAG
- a CDS encoding multidrug effflux MFS transporter yields MPPLPPSPPPDRALPGWLPLLLGFLTAIGPLSTDMYLPSFPAIEAGFGAAAGSAEITLASWFLGLAVGQMAQGTLADRYGRRRPLMAGLAVFMAGTVGCALANDITTLALFRAVAAFGGSASMVLPRAVVRDIAEGHAAARLMSRLVLVMGAAPILAPSLGGLMLQFGSWRLIFWFGAAYALLSMTLVWRLLPETLPPERRLQLGFTAQLLRFAQILRERSFLSHTALGCASTFLLFTYVGGSPGVFVGVFGLDPGRFAILFGAIAAGFILASQFNPPLLMRFGARRLVRWTTLAMLASTLTLAVVAFRGPGALWQVLVPLAIANSLCAIIMPNATVGALARHSAHAGSASALQGTLQFGVAGCSGALLGWLADGSARPMAMLMLGAAIACVVAQAFRPRT; encoded by the coding sequence ATGCCGCCCTTGCCCCCCTCGCCGCCGCCGGACCGGGCCCTGCCCGGCTGGCTGCCGCTGCTGCTTGGCTTTCTGACCGCCATCGGCCCGCTGTCCACGGACATGTATCTGCCTTCCTTTCCCGCCATCGAGGCCGGATTCGGCGCCGCGGCCGGCTCGGCCGAGATCACCCTGGCTTCCTGGTTCCTCGGGCTCGCGGTGGGGCAGATGGCACAAGGCACGCTGGCGGACCGCTACGGCCGCCGCCGGCCGCTGATGGCGGGGCTCGCGGTGTTCATGGCCGGCACGGTCGGCTGCGCGCTGGCCAACGACATCACGACCCTGGCGCTGTTCCGCGCCGTGGCGGCCTTTGGCGGCTCGGCCAGCATGGTGTTGCCGCGCGCCGTGGTGCGCGACATCGCGGAAGGCCACGCCGCCGCCCGGCTGATGTCGCGCCTGGTGCTGGTGATGGGCGCCGCGCCCATCCTGGCACCCAGCCTGGGCGGGCTGATGCTGCAATTCGGCTCCTGGCGGCTGATCTTCTGGTTCGGCGCCGCCTATGCGCTGCTGTCCATGACGCTGGTATGGCGGCTGTTGCCGGAAACCCTGCCGCCGGAACGCCGGCTGCAGCTCGGCTTCACGGCGCAGCTGCTGCGCTTCGCGCAGATCCTGCGCGAACGCTCCTTTCTCAGCCACACGGCGCTGGGCTGCGCCAGCACCTTTCTGCTGTTCACCTATGTGGGCGGTTCGCCGGGGGTGTTCGTCGGCGTCTTCGGGCTGGACCCGGGGCGCTTCGCCATTCTGTTCGGCGCCATCGCGGCGGGGTTCATCCTGGCCTCGCAGTTCAACCCGCCGCTGCTGATGCGCTTTGGTGCGCGGCGGCTGGTGCGCTGGACGACGCTGGCCATGCTGGCCTCCACCCTGACGCTGGCCGTGGTGGCCTTTCGCGGGCCGGGGGCCCTGTGGCAGGTGCTGGTGCCGCTGGCCATCGCCAATTCGCTGTGCGCCATCATCATGCCGAACGCCACGGTGGGCGCCCTGGCCCGGCATTCGGCGCATGCCGGCTCGGCATCCGCGTTGCAGGGCACGCTGCAGTTCGGCGTGGCGGGGTGCAGCGGCGCGCTGCTGGGCTGGCTGGCCGACGGCAGCGCGCGGCCGATGGCGATGCTGATGCTGGGCGCCGCCATTGCCTGCGTGGTGGCCCAGGCGTTCCGGCCCAGAACCTAG
- a CDS encoding amino acid ABC transporter substrate-binding protein — protein MQNTESRVIRSVLAAPCRAVGLSLLGGLALATSLSTAGPAAAQGAVDTVAAIRTRGQLVCGVAGQVAGFSAPDSRGEMRGLDADTCRSVATAIFGDASKVRFVNVTPQSRFTALQSGEIDMLVRNTTWTLAREASLGLEFASVNMYDGQGFMVKTTLGVKSAKDLGGASICVLPGTTTELNVTDYFRSQNMTFTPVVIETVEEVERAFVAGRCDAYTTDVSSLAAFRSSQGPNAGNYLLLPEVISKEPLGAMIRKGDWKFFDIVRWTHFAQLTAEELGITSQNVATFADSTNPDVQRFTGKSGDLGKMLGLQPDWAVQVVRQLGNYAEMWDRNITPLGVQRGINNLWSKGGLQYAPPMR, from the coding sequence ATGCAGAATACGGAGAGCCGCGTGATCCGATCCGTCCTGGCCGCCCCCTGCCGCGCCGTCGGCCTTTCACTGCTCGGCGGCCTGGCGCTTGCCACGTCGCTGAGCACTGCCGGCCCCGCCGCCGCGCAGGGCGCGGTCGACACCGTCGCCGCCATCCGGACGCGCGGCCAGCTGGTGTGCGGCGTGGCCGGCCAGGTGGCCGGCTTTTCCGCCCCCGACAGCCGCGGCGAGATGCGCGGGCTGGATGCCGACACCTGCCGCTCCGTTGCCACCGCCATCTTCGGCGACGCCAGCAAGGTGCGCTTCGTCAACGTCACGCCGCAAAGCCGCTTTACGGCCTTGCAGTCGGGCGAGATCGACATGCTGGTGCGCAACACCACCTGGACCCTGGCGCGCGAGGCCTCGCTCGGCCTGGAATTCGCGTCCGTCAACATGTACGACGGCCAGGGCTTCATGGTGAAGACGACGCTGGGCGTGAAGTCCGCCAAGGACCTCGGCGGCGCCAGCATCTGCGTGCTGCCCGGCACCACCACCGAGCTGAACGTCACCGACTATTTCCGCAGCCAGAACATGACCTTCACCCCCGTGGTGATCGAAACCGTGGAGGAGGTGGAGCGCGCCTTCGTCGCCGGCCGCTGCGACGCCTATACCACGGACGTTTCCTCGCTCGCCGCCTTCCGCTCCTCGCAGGGCCCCAATGCCGGCAACTACCTGCTGCTGCCCGAGGTGATCTCCAAGGAACCGCTGGGGGCCATGATCCGCAAGGGCGACTGGAAGTTCTTCGACATCGTGCGCTGGACCCACTTCGCGCAGCTGACGGCCGAGGAGCTGGGCATCACCAGCCAGAACGTGGCCACCTTCGCCGACAGCACCAACCCGGACGTGCAGCGTTTCACCGGCAAGAGCGGCGACCTGGGCAAGATGCTGGGGCTGCAGCCGGACTGGGCGGTGCAGGTGGTGCGCCAGCTCGGCAACTATGCCGAGATGTGGGACCGCAACATCACGCCGCTGGGCGTGCAGCGCGGCATCAACAACCTGTGGAGCAAGGGCGGGCTGCAATACGCGCCGCCGATGCGCTGA